The region AAAAGTTTAAACATGACACAAGAAAATATTATGGAATTCCAATCCCAGTGTCCAGTTTCACTGGACCACAGCCACACGCACCTGCTCGTTGTGTTGCAGCCTTGCTCAGGCTATGACAGCAGAGTTGTGACAGTGCTTTGAGTTGCTGCTCTGCACTCACAACCCAGTGGTGCATCGTAACAGCGTTTCCAGGGCCACTACCATATAGTTGCaccacaattctttttttttgctatgagtgCACACCCATCATATCAAAACAGGAAAAGTGGACTCTGAATGTCATGTTTTTAAGGCACAGTGGAATGTGGATTATTCTGTTATCAAACTGGATGGCAAAGGATTGTGTTTCTTACACAGTGACACTACAGATGGTCAGCATTACTGGACGAAGCGCTCGTCACAGGCACTATTCTCAATACAAAACAGAATTTCTTATACTACAGAACCACAATAATCAgtcagtgtggtactggcatatggaccagtggaacagaacagagagcccagaaataaacccacacacctacaatCAATcagtcttcaacaaaggaggcaagactatacaatggagaaaagacagtctctttgacaagtggtgccgggaaagctggacagctgcatgtaaatcaatgaagttagaacactctctcacaccatacacaaaaataaactcaaaatggcttaatgacttaaacataagacaggacgccataaatctcctggaagaaaacataggcaaaacattttctgacataaacgGTAGCAATGATCTAggtcagtctacccaggcaatggaaataaaattaaacaaatgggacctagttaaacatataagctttggcacagcaaaggacactataaataaaacaaaaagacaacctacaacatgggaaaaaatatttccaaatgatgcaactgataagggtttaatctccagaatatgcaaacagctcatacaacttaataacaaaaaaaaaaaaaacccaatccaaaaatgggcagaagagcttaaataagcaattctccaatgaagacatacaaagctaataggcacacaaaaaaatgctgaatattgttaattatcagagaaatgcaaatcaaaactacagtgaggtatcacctcacaccagtcagcatggccattattaaaaagtccataaatggtaaatgctggagatggtgtggagaatagggaaccctcctacactgttggtgggaatgaagtttggcacagctattatggaaaatagtatggagattccttaaaaaactaaaaatagacttaccctatgatccagcaatctcactctggggcatatacccagagggaactcaaattcgaaaagacacatggaggagggagtatagctcagcagtagagtgcatgcattgcatgcatgaggtcctgggtacaatctccagtacctctgttaaaaaacaaattaatataaataaataaaactaattacctgcccccccaaaaaaagaagacacatgcaccccaatgtttacagtagcactatttacaacagacaagacattgaaacaacctaaatatccatcgacagatcactggataaagaagatgtggtatatatatacacaatgaaatactacttagccataaaaaataaaataatgccatttgctgcaacacaaatggacctgaagattgtcatgctacgtgaagtaagccagaaagagaaagaaaaataccatatgatattgctcacatgtggaatcttaaaaaatgacacaaatgaacttatttacaaaacagaaacagactcaagatacagaaaacaaatttatggtttctgggaggaaaagaggggaagggataaattgggagtttgagatttgcagatactaactactatatataaaatagataaataacaagtttatactatatagcatagggaactatattcggtaccttgtagtaacctataatgaaaaagaatgtgaaaacaaatatacacttgtacgtgtatgactgaaacattatgctctataccagaaactgacacaacattgtaaactaactatatttcaataagtaAAAAAATGTCTTCAcagatattaaaaatgaaaacaaggcaACCAACTTAAATTTCCAAGCAACTCACTGCTAACCAAGCGAGGAAAGCCACTTACTGAAGGTGATTTAATTGTGTTTGATTGCAGCAGCTGAAGAAGTCTgtccagaaaaaataaatttaagactaTGGGCATTTGGGCGACAACAGCTGTTCTAAAAGTTAAGGACACTGCGAGCAACATCGACAGTCAACTGAAAATGAGGCAAAAGACTTGAAGTGATTTTCCTTGGCTCTTGCTGGATCCAGATGTCACCGTAACCACTGAGCTGGGAAGTGACTGAAGGCTGAGCCTCCGCACAATCTGAGAGGAACGACCAGCAACTCAAGCAAGAAAATTTAACTTGGCAGAACTGGAAGTGGAGTCCGCTAATATGCCCTACAATCATGGGCAGTGAGGTACACGTGGGGCGTGAAGAGGCTTCCGTGACTCATTAACAAACTTGTAAAGACAATGGGCTTCATCAAGCTTGATTTTCTACTGTATTATTCATCCACAAATACTCTGAGAAAAATACCGCATCTCTTACCATGCTGCATCTACTGAATCCATCAGCAATGTCGGCAGTGAACCTCATCTTCTCTCGGGCCCTGAACCAGGATGAAGAGACCCACGTTTGCAAACAGTTCTAGTGACAGGAACGTTAACTGTGAACCTCAGTTAAGCAAATGGTGCCCATTCTTTTCATCAATAGACTCACATTACAAATTATGATTACCTTTTGAACTTTGCCTGTGAAGAAACTgtagaagtttatttcttgtGTTTGCCAAGATTCTGATTCTTTTTCCACACAACCTAAAATCCATACTATCTGGCTCTGTACAGAAAAAGTTATAAATCCCTGAAATGGACTATCactatctccattttatacaGGAGGAGATGGAAAAGGTTCAGCAGCTCGACAGGCAGGCAGGCTAACTTCAGAAGGCATAGTCTTCACCACTGATCCACACCGCCTCCAACAACATATGAAATACAACGAATGGCATTAGAAGAAGACACTAAAGATAACACCCACGTGACAAAATCACATTTGTAAAACAAACTGTTTTGAAATAGAACCAGTCAGAGATAATGGGCTCAGGACCTGGTCAACATGTtgtaacaataagaaaatgatcatgtgaaacataaagaaagattaaTCATTTCTTGGAAAGAGACAAAGTACGAAAAAGTAAAAGTCTGTATCAAAAGCATAAATTTAAGTCCCATTATTTCAAAAGTGAGACTTCATTATTAAGAGATTTGTAAAAGCAATTAAGTCTGAGGCCCTGAACAAGAAAACAAATCATCGCTAACCGAGACTGCCCTCAGCTAGTCTAAGGTGTCCTTTTTCTCTTGAGAGTGGAAAGAAGGCCACAGAAAGTATAAAAAACATACTATCTAATAAATGTATTGCAATCCTaggaaacaagaataaaaataataaaagacattGAAACCCATGGTATTAGCAATTCTGTAACCAGCTTGGCCCTAAACAGTTAAATTTTAGAACTGTGCCTGGGGTTTGATGTCTTCCTAAGGCATTTAAAACACGGAGAAGGTGATGTCAGACTTTTCAGTTTAATTAAATATTCACAGTAATTTTTGATTAAGTAAGTTTGCAATTGACAGTAAATACTCAGGGACAGCTAATGTACTAAACTGATGTTTTACTTTATTAGTTGTGCAAACCATATAAGTATTGAAGAGTGTTGGTTCATGGTGAGAGGATGTCAATGGCCTGATAAATGTAAAAGGTGAGCAGGACCTTGAACAGAGGCACTCAGTTATGGGTACACCGCCCCACACACAAAGTCTCCCTGGACATCAGTGAGTTAATCCACTGACTAGCAGATGGGCTCCATTTCCCAACCCCCTGGCCAGCCAGCCCAGCAAAGACCCTCAGGACACATGGTTCACACTAGCAGCTGGGAATCTACCCTGGGGAAGTGGGTAAGCAGATGCTGACGCAGCTGGGCCAGCCTAGCCCTAGTCTCTCCAGCGGTGTCCACACTGCGTGTTGCAGCACTTGTAGAAGGTGGTCATTGGTTCGTCTGCAGAGCGGGTCTGAAGCTGCATGAAATAGGCACGAGGATGTTCACATTTGGGACAGGGCTCTGGCAATGAGAAAAACAGACAAGTGacccacatttatttttttaaaaatgatgctcATGACCAATACACTTATTAGAAGTAGGTGCTATGCCAAAGGTAGCAAAGATATCCCCCATCCTCATCAGCTCACTGGGTATCCCTCACCCAGGGTACCTTCTACCACGATTTAAGGCATCATTCCTGCTATGCTCTCACTGAGAAAGGAGGAGACCTGGGATCCTGAAAACacgcctcctcctctctctgggtCCCTTTTCCTCAAATCTGACTGAAGACTGGTTGGAAACGTAACATAAGAGGTGACATGGCTGCTGTGTGCATTACAGGGTCCACACCCTGCCGACTCCCCTAAAAAGTGCACAAGCTCTCTTACCTTCCCAAAGGAGCGCCCAGCGTACGACCAACCTACTTGCCCATAAATTGAGGGATCCGTTTTGGGAGAAGTTCCCTGGACTAGTCTCATCAAGATCTAACCACACATCCCACATTTTTTCAAAGTGTTCCAAGGCACATATTTACTTTCACTGTGATTTCAGTCTGAGAACCTTGCTCTTGATGGAAATGTCTTCAAACACTATCAAGCACCAGTTGGACATTTGGTATGTAATTCATCTTCTACTGATAAATCCTGCCAATACTAAATTTTTAACAAAGCAGGCCCGGATGTTCTTCTCTTGGGGTGAAAAGACAGCACGAATCCTACGTGAGCTCTCCCACCTCTCAGTGCAGGTCatgcctctttccttccttggtcACATCTATCTATATCAGAAATGAATCAGgactaaaaataaatacttattttacTGGATATTTATGCAGTTTAATGCTCTCTactattaacttttaaaaatctacattagaacAAAAAAGACAGTATTTTGCCCTTAGATTCTGATTTCTTATTACTCCAGTCTTTGTGGCTCTCATCACAGCTGCCACCTGTTGAATGCCTATTATATGCCAAACACTCACTTCATGATCTCACAATCTATGACTATGGATTTGCCCCAGAAAGGTTAAGGCCATATAATGAGAGGTCACTCTGAGACTCTAGATTAGGCCTGAGTAACTCCAAAACTTGTGCCAATATTGTTTGTGTAACAAATAAACTactaaagaagaaagcaaatacACTTTTTGCTTTTAAACGCCCACTGCACACAAGCATATCACAGACTCGACCCTGCTATGGCACAGTCAGCCGCCTCACACTCAACTACAGCTCACCTGCAGTAGAGTCGACATTCTCCCAAGCAGCTGCTCCACCGAGCACATCATCCACTTCTTTCAGCTTTGGGTACTTCCGATTTGTTACCTAACAAACGACGGCAAGTCTTCAGTAAGCGAACAGTATCCACCTGGGTCACCAAGCCCTACGCGCCCTCCAGCATCTCCCCAGACTTCGCTTCCTTCCTTCAACAAATACAACCAAATACAATTGAAGGCAAACAGGTGCACTCAGCCAGGTGGCCCAGCCACTGCCCTCAGGCAGAGAGCTTTCTAAGAAGGTCACAACTGGCTTCTTTTCCAAGATTTACCAGACATCCTTGAAATTTCAGGGTTACATAAAGAGTTCACTCTTTCCACAGTTTCAGGCTCTAAACTCCCACAACACAGTTATACAGTAGAACAAAAGAGGGGGGAAAATTGGAAAATTCCTGCCCTCCTGCAACCAAGCAgaaccctatggggccttcctgggacagactcCTCCCCCCATGCcctctgctttagctcctctcCGAAGTACCTAGATAACGGTTGCAACAAATAACAGTATCTGATGCATATTTCCTgggttgttttacagatgctaaaatcCCCACCAAAAAGAGAAAGTTAAGTACTTGATGACCATGAGGACCTTGGCCTGAGGATTGATGCTCACCCCTGTGACACCACTCTGTTACCTCATCATCAATCAATCAGAGAATTATGCAGGATGTGATCACATACTCTGCAACTCCCCTCCAGCACCTTGACTTTAAAAATGCTTCCTTGAAATACACCAGGGAGTTCTAGCTTTTAGAGCATGAGCTGACCCAGTCTCCTCGTCTGGCGCCTTACCACAATTCAGTGTCAGTAGTTGGCTTTACTGTGCGGGGGCGAGCGGaccagacccaagtttggttcccTAACACTCCTACAGTTTATATCCTAGTATTAAAGTGCGTAAGTCAATTAAGCCTGTTGGAAGGCAAGAGTCCCACGGGAAAAGTAGAAGTAGGggaaagagtataaaatggagagACTGCAAATTTAAATAATCACTTAAATAAAAACACGAACGAGAGACACAGGTACCCAAAGGGAAGAGTGGACCGGACAAAAACCCGTGCACAGGGTCTGGTGGTAGCGTCACGTGCAAGACCGCAGAGCCTCCGAGAAGCCGGCGTTGCTGGGCAGAGAGCGTCAGGAAGGGAAATCGGAGCAGGAGAACAGGACAGGACTGGGGAAGGCCTGGGTCCGGGCCTGGTAGACCCGTGAGAATGTCAGCTTCCGCTCCTCGCGCCGGACAGGGAGGTCCGGCTGGGACCCACCTTGCGGGTGATGTTGTGCACGTAGGGGCAGGTGTTGCAGGCGAAGCGGTGGCAGCGCTGCCCCTCCTCTACGATCAGCCCGTTCCCGCAGCCCGGGCAAAAGAGCAGCATCTCGGCTGACCGGCCCGGTGTTCCCGGCAGCTCCCGCAGCGGCTCAGCGCAGCCAGCCAGACGCGCCGAACTCCTACTCGTCCGggcagccgccccgcccctcaGCCCACCAATAGACACGCCGATTCCGCGCTCCCAGTGAGCACTGCGGCAGGCCATCTCCCAGAGACTCACTTCCCATTGGTGCTCGAGGTAGCCCCGCCCCTCAGCGTCCCGGAGGTGTAGCTGTGTCTCCTCTAACGCGCGGAGTTGAGGTGTTGGCGGAGCCTGCGGGCGGCGAGGCGCCCTGGAGGCAGCGGAGGCGTCTGCGCGGCCCGAGCcgcaagaagaggaggaggacgaggaggaggcgCTGCCTCACTCCGAGGCGGTAGACGTGTTCCAGGAGGGTCTGGCCATGGTGGTGCAGGACCCGCTGCTCTGCGACCTTCCGATCCAGgtgcgggcggggcgggggcctTCCTATCGAGGCGGTGTGTTGGGGCGCGGACGGACCCCGGGGGTGCCGATGGCGGGCTGCGGCCCAAAGGACTGGAGAAGACGCCTCCGGGCGTAAATGCGGGTTTTAGCCCCGGCCGGGCGTGGAGGGGCGAGGGAGGCTCTCGCCTCGGGGGCGTAATTTAAAGGGGTGCCAAAAACCCTCTGGTCAGGACACGTGACATGTCAGTGCAGTGTTTTTAAAACGCAAAGTTTGTGTAAAAAAGCCTATGATAGGCAAAGtaatataatttcaaataaaaacaagatcTGTATTGCTGGTTTTTTCCTTCTCAATCTTCAGTATGGTTTGGTAGGGTCCAGCTTTTAATCCTTGTTATTTTCCGTCATGGAATTTTTAACTCCTATTTCCTTAACACTTGTATTAAGATGTTGATCATTACCGTTTTTTGGTGACCCGGTAAATTTTGCACCCCTGCCTCAGTCTTATGTGAGGCCCTGGCCTGGGTCCTGGTGGTCAGGGGATCTCAGGCTGGACAGTCAGGCCGAATGTCCATCCTCCCACCCAGCACCCAGGCTGGAGGAGCCAGGGGCTGATTCTCAAGTTGGTCCATTCTCCTTGTctgtttctttgctcttctttctcccaAGTCTCTGTCCACTTAATAGAAAACGTGGGTGGGACACGAGATTGAGGTGCTGAAAAACTGGGAAACTCTCACATATGAGCAAGAACCTTGAAAAAATATAGCATCACTTGTTGAACACTATCGCCTTGTTTTCCTTTATTGTTGGTCTGAGTGGTAGGGTTCCCATCACCACCCTTGGTCTTTTCTAGGTTACTTTGGAAGAGGTCAATTCCCAAATAGCACTAGAATATGGCCAAGCAATGACGGTCCGAGTGTGCAAGATGGATGGAGAAGTAATGCGTAAGTGCTGCCCTCCCTTGAGGCCGTGCAGTTTCAACTTTCACAGGGAAAGATGTTAGCAGGACTGGTCAGTGGGAAACTCAGGGCAGTGTCTAGAGGTGTTGGGGCAGCCACAAGCCCAGCCTGCCCAGACTTGAGCCTCGGGAGGAAACAGAACTTCAGTGTTCCTCTCTAGCTGTCTGAGGCTGTGGCTGCAGGTTCCCACCATGGTTTTTCTCCCATTTGTGTCCCTGGTTGCAGCTGTGGTTGTAGTCCAGAATGCCACGGTCCTCGACCTGAAGAAGGCCATCCAGCGATACGTGCAGCTCAGGCAGGAGCGTGAAGGGGGCATTCAGCACATcagctggtaggtggggcggcCAGCAGCTCCTGCTTGCAGCCCTTCACGGGAGCTGGTGTGGGACTCCACACGAGCACCTGCTGTCACCTGGGCTCTGCTACAGAGTGCAGGTGGAAGCCACAGGCTCCCTGTCCCGAGCCTTCAGACAGGGCAGGTGCTTTTGTgcctccatcaccctccctggggaAGCTGCCATCTGGGCAGCTGGATATCTTCACATTGGGACACCCTAGGGCATTTCCAGTGTGTCTGGAAGTGGTTTCCCTAGTGACAGATGGTACGGCTGCCAGCTCCTCACCTGGGTCCTCACCCTCAGTTTCCTGTTAGCCGTGTCTTGGTACTGCCACCTGTTTCATTAGCCAGGTGTGTTTGGCCCCCAGCCACCCCATGCATCCCTTTGAGATCAGTGCCTTCTTGTACCTGCCTCACACCTGGTATACACGTGGTACAGGAAAATAGCCTGGAGGAGACTGGCTGCCTCAGGACCTGCAGGGCTGAGCGCCTTGAGTCATCCTCATGCCCAGCATCTGCATCCCAGCTGCCCTGCTTACCCTGTTCATGGTTTACTAAGTCCTCATCTTACAGGTCCTATGTGTGGAGGACATACCATCTGACCTCCGCAGGAGAGAAACTCACAGAGGACCGGAAGAAGCTCCGAGAGTAAGTTCAGGCTGTCTTGAGCTGCAGGGAGGTATCTGTTCTGTGGCTTTCTTACTCCCCATGCTCTGCCATAGGGCTGGGATCCCCTCCAGGTGCttttaaaggaaggaaggatctTAAATCACTTCCTGGGGAATGTGTGAGGCCAGGAAAGTCCCTGGTTGGACTGACGCCCTCCTGCAAGGAGCTTCCTGGAGGCCTCCCTGCTAGAACAGGAGGCAGAGGAGCAACGGAAGGGGATGGGGTCCTGCTGCTTCTCACCAGAGGCAGTTCAGGGCTGCAGAGCCAGGGGAAGAGAAATAAGAGCGTGCGTGGGGGTGGGAGGATGACCACTGCCACCTCCTTACCTTCCTGAACACCATGCTCTTTCCACCTGCTTTCTCTCAGTCCCTCACCAGCCTCAGGTGAGGATTCACAAATGTGCCCTTCTGTAGATTGGACACTTCAtgcccttccttctctttcagctATGGTATCCGGAATCGGGATGAGGTATCCTTCATCAAAAAGCTGAGACAAAAGTGAATCTCCAGACAAGGACAATTCTGAGTCTTGAGCTCACCTCACCCCAGATGGGCCCAACTGGACTATCAGCATGAATCCTTATCACACGGCAGATTCCACAGGGCTGGGAGCCTGGCCCTGTGCACAGAATAAACCTATTTTTGCTTAGTCTGCGAAGTCAAGCCACAGTTCCAGGGGCAGAAGGGACTGGCACTGCCCCATCAGAGatgggaggcagaggcagagactggtGGTGGGTGAGTCCCAAAGTCTGAGATGCTACACCTGAAGCTTGGGccacccctctccccaaaccACACGAGCCTGTCACTCTGATGTCTACAGCCAGGAGGAAGTAAAAACACAGTGACTAGCTTTCTGTTTCTGCTTGTGGGGACACAGGGGGCCTGCAGTCTGAGCCCAGCCGTGGACAGGGCCTCCAGCTTCAGCCCATGGGGCCCACCCACAACAGTGTCTTCAGTGGCTCCTGGAAAGGGAGGTAGCCTGGGGCTGGAATTGGGAGCAGGTGGCTGGGCAGGGGCGGCTGGGATGGGGTGCTCCTCGGTGTGCATGGGGAGGTGGGACAGCATACTCGTCTATCCTCGTCCCATCGTTGCCTACCAGTTAGTCATTCTATA is a window of Vicugna pacos chromosome 18, VicPac4, whole genome shotgun sequence DNA encoding:
- the POLR3K gene encoding DNA-directed RNA polymerase III subunit RPC10, which gives rise to MLLFCPGCGNGLIVEEGQRCHRFACNTCPYVHNITRKVTNRKYPKLKEVDDVLGGAAAWENVDSTAEPCPKCEHPRAYFMQLQTRSADEPMTTFYKCCNTQCGHRWRD
- the SNRNP25 gene encoding U11/U12 small nuclear ribonucleoprotein 25 kDa protein encodes the protein MVVQDPLLCDLPIQVTLEEVNSQIALEYGQAMTVRVCKMDGEVMPVVVVQNATVLDLKKAIQRYVQLRQEREGGIQHISWSYVWRTYHLTSAGEKLTEDRKKLRDYGIRNRDEVSFIKKLRQK